A segment of the Dehalococcoidia bacterium genome:
AATCGCCCCTTCTTCCCGGCCATAGCGGCCGTAACGGATCTTTTCCGCGTCTGAGACGGTCGGATCGCCATAGATACGCTGCTGCTCGGCGAACTTCGGATCCTCGTTTTCCTTCAGGCTGAAGCCCAGCCGCTGGATGAGCTGGCAGAAAACCACGCCATGGCTGGACTCGCGACCTGCCACAAACGACAGGGCGTCACGCAGCGAGGCGTTCGGGGTAACGTCCGCCCAGGCCTTGAGATACACCCCCGCGCGGCTCTCCGCCAGGCTGATCTGGTTGAGCAGGCCCAGGTAATCCGGCTTGGTCGCGGTCGCTGTGCTCGTGGTCACGACGTCTCCTCCTGTCGCATCTGCACCGACGCTACGCGCTGCGCTATGGCAAGCGGAATAGTAGCACGTTGCGCCGGAGCGTGGTGCGCGTGAGCGCCGGGGCCTTCCTGCTTGGCTACGGTCACGGCAATCGCTTCGGCCGCCACACCCCGGCATTCCTGCCTGATGATCGCCTGCACCGCGGGGGCCCGACCAAAACGCGCCAAGCGAGTGATCACGTTAGTAGTACTATCGGAGGGAGGTGGCGAGTGGGCAGACAGCGCACAAGCAAAGCGTCGACCGCCGCGGGTTTGCTCACGCTCGCCGCGCTCCCGTTGCGCGTCCTGGGCTGGTGGCTCCGTTCCCTCGCCGCGGTTCGACACGGCCGCTTCAGCCCCCGTGTGACCGCGGCCGTCGCCGTTCTCCTCACGGTGGAAGCCGTCGCCCTGGGGATGGTCTTGCGGAATACCGATCGAACCATCGCCGCTGCCGCCATCATCGTTTGCCTCGCGAGTACGCTGGCCGCGGTCACCTGGCTCGTCCGCTGGTGCGGTGGGCGCCGACGGCTCCGCATCGAGCGATTCGAGTCGCTGCTCGCGCTCACCCCCTCGCAGTTCGAGGGC
Coding sequences within it:
- a CDS encoding restriction endonuclease, giving the protein MSAGAFLLGYGHGNRFGRHTPAFLPDDRLHRGGPTKTRQASDHVSSTIGGRWRVGRQRTSKASTAAGLLTLAALPLRVLGWWLRSLAAVRHGRFSPRVTAAVAVLLTVEAVALGMVLRNTDRTIAAAAIIVCLASTLAAVTWLVRWCGGRRRLRIERFESLLALTPSQFEGAVADLLHDLGYRAVRRVGGAGDLGADVLCRDGKGRKVAVQCKRHAPGIKVGSGDVQSFIGMVTVHHAAARGIFVTTSTFTAPALALARRHEIRTIDGPELSRLIAGSRERTPAEPASLREP